The genomic stretch GGTAGTAATGAAAAAGTTTTCTGTATCTAGTAAACAATTGCTTTCTCTAGCCAAATTTTTGGGTATTTTTTGTCTGTGTTTTATTTTAGTTATTAGCTGTGGTCGGCGACCTAATGCTGATTCGGGAGGGGGTTCTCCGGCAAGCAATAATAGCGATCGCTTATCTGTCGGCACAACTTTGAAACCTCGCACTCTCGATCCGGCAGATGCTTACGAATTAGCGGCTAGTAATGTACTTTATAGTTTAGGCGATCGGCTTTATACCTACAAATTAGGCACAGATCAATTAATACCAGGACTAGCTACAGCTTTACCAAAAATTAGCCCAGATGGTTTAACTTATGTAATTCCTTTGCGTCAGGGAGTAGTATTTCATGATGGTACTCCTTTTAATGCCGAAGCGATGGTTTTTTCCTTAGAGCGTTTCATTAAAAACGGGGGAAAACCTTCTAATTTATTAGCAGATGTTGTGGCATCAGTAACAACTTCAGGGCCTTATGAAGTAACGATTAAATTAAAAAATCCCTTTGCGGCATTTCCCTCGGTTTTAGCTTTTGCCGGAATGTGTCCAGTTTCTCCCAAAGCTTATCAGATTGGGGAAGGGAAATTTACACCAACCAAGTTTGTTGGAACAGGCCCTTATAAGTTAGTAGAGTTTACTCCAACTTCAATTCGGTTAGAAGTTTTTGATAAGTACTGGGGAGAAAAACCTGCAAATAAAGGAATTGATTTTCAAGTTCTTACTAGTTCGGCAAATCTTTTTAATACTTTCCGCACTGGAACTGTAGATATTGCTTATCAAACTCTCGATCCGGTACAAATTTCTAGTTTGCAGCAAAATGCAAAATCTGGAGGTTGGCAAGTATTGGAAGCTAAAGGTAATGTA from Phormidium ambiguum IAM M-71 encodes the following:
- a CDS encoding ABC transporter substrate-binding protein, whose protein sequence is MKKFSVSSKQLLSLAKFLGIFCLCFILVISCGRRPNADSGGGSPASNNSDRLSVGTTLKPRTLDPADAYELAASNVLYSLGDRLYTYKLGTDQLIPGLATALPKISPDGLTYVIPLRQGVVFHDGTPFNAEAMVFSLERFIKNGGKPSNLLADVVASVTTSGPYEVTIKLKNPFAAFPSVLAFAGMCPVSPKAYQIGEGKFTPTKFVGTGPYKLVEFTPTSIRLEVFDKYWGEKPANKGIDFQVLTSSANLFNTFRTGTVDIAYQTLDPVQISSLQQNAKSGGWQVLEAKGNVISYMVLNTQQKPLDKVEVRQAIASLVNRQLINDRILKKQGEPAFSMIPNTFNVSIPVYQQLYGDGNIAKAKELLTKAGFSKENPMKLEIWHPIGSSVRQQVAGLLREYAIQELDGMVQIQPQGVESATFFANIRKGIYQSALVDWYPDFSDADNYVQPFLSCAKGSPTTGCQQGASQSQGSFYYSDRMNKLIQQQRSEQNPEKRKQIFAEIQKLMAQDVPLIPLWQSKDFAFAKQGLQGVKLDPIQQLPFWEIKKS